A segment of the Candidatus Protochlamydia naegleriophila genome:
GAAAATCTGAAGCTGAGCGCTGCTAAATATTTCAGAGGAGATGATCGCAAGGTCCTCAAATGGGGTCTAGACTTGTCAGGTGGTAAAACAGTCCGCATCGGTTTGCTCGATCAAAATGGACGCCCTGTGACGAATCCAGAAGATCTTAAGCAAGCGGTTAACGAGCTTTATAATCGTATCAACAAGATGGGAGTTGCAGAAAGAACTATTCGCATTGAAAACTCCAACATCTTGCTTGATTTCCCAGGCTCGCAAAACCTGTCAGCCTCTGATCTTGTTAAGGCATCAGCTATGTATTTCCACATTGTCAATGAAAAATTTGGCTCGCAAAATGCTACTTTAGCGGGCGCGGTCAATCAATTCTTGCAAGATGTCTGGAATGAAGCTGTTGTAACCAACCGCAAAGATGTTGATAGTATCAATGAAATTGCTTGGCAGCAGTTAGGTGGTGATGTAAACGATGTGAGCACACGTCCACGCTCCGATCATGCCAAGTTGCTTTACGATAATGGCCTGCGCTTTGCGAATCCGAAAGATCGCGTAGTAAGCCAAGCCTTTGATGAGTCGCTCTCTGCCATTGCGATGTTTAGAGGTGGCGATTCGGCTGAATGGGATAATCAAACTCATCCTTTGCTAGTTGTTTTCCATAACTTTGCTTTGGAAGGATCAAATTTAGAGAATATTCAGCCAGGCTACGATGCAACTCAAGGTAATATTTTGACCTTCGGTATCAAGCGCTCTTTTGAAGGATCGAGCGGCAGCGGTAGCCCAAGAGATGATTTTTATACATGGACATCCCAGTTTGCTGAGGATAAGATTGCAGGAACGCCAAAAGAAGCGTATTCTAAAGGGCGTGGCTGGAGAATGGCCGTCATCCTGAATGGGACTGTTATTACAGCACCTTCCTTGAATTCGGCTCTTCGCGATGGCGGAACGATCAGTGGTCGTTTCTCTCAGAGAGAAGTTACTCAGCTTGCAGCCGATTTAAAGGCTGGATCCTTAAGCTTTACGCCGCGCATTTTGTCGGAAGAAAATGTTAGCCCAGAACTTGGACATGAAGAGCGCACAAAAGGGATTTTGGCTTCTCTCGTGGCTTTAACTTTGGTTGTCGCAGCTATGATAGGCTACTACCGCTTTGCTGGTTTAGTTGCCTCTTGTGCTGTCTTGCTCAACATCTTCATCATGTGGGGCGTCCTGCAAAACTTAGGTGCGGCCTTGACCTTGCCTGGTATTGCCGGTATTGTTTTGACGATCGGTATGGCTGTTGATGCGAACGTACTCGTATTTGAGAGAATTAGAGAAGAGTTTAAGCTAACCGGACGAATTGCTTCTGCTATTCAAGCAGGTTACCGCAAAGCCTTTAGCGCGATTATCGACTCAAACATCACAACGCTTATTGCTGCGATTATCTTGATTCAGTTCGATTCAGGCCCAATCAAAGGTTTTGCTGTGACGTTGATCATCGGTATTATCTCTTCGATGTTTACCGCTCTTTTCATGACTCGCTATTTCTTTGCTGGCTGGGTTAGAAATCCAGAAAACAAACAGCTCTCTATGGCGCAGTTCTTAAAAGAAACGCACTTTGATTTCTTGGGCCAGGCGAAAAAAGCCATCGCGATTTCTTTAATCGTGATGTTAATCGGAACCTATTTCCTTGTTACTGAGCGCAAGACAATTTTTGGAATGGACTTTACAGGTGGTTATTCTCTGACAGTGGATGTTGCAGAGAAGAATAATCATCCTGATTACCGCTTAGAAGCGATCAATGCCTTCTTAGACAAAGGGGCTTCGCGCCGCGACTTTGAGGTGCGTGAATTGAGCCGTCCAAACCAATTGCGCATTCAGCTAGGTACAAGCATGGATGAAAAGGGCCATCCTTTCTATCAAATGCCAGAAATCAATGCTGAAGGCAAATATGCTTATGATTACCAGAAGGATCCGCGTTTGAACTGGGTTGTCGAGACTTTACAATCGCATGGATTGGAAGTTCAACCTTCTCAGCTTGCAACGCTGCAGAAAAACTGGACGATCATGAGCGGTCAGTTCTCTGATGCGATGAGAAATAATGCCATCTTTGCGTTGGCTGCTGCGTTGATTGCTATCTTGCTCTATATTACCTTCCGCTTCGAATTCAAATTCGCAGTCGGTGCGGTAGCTGGGCTTGTACACGACGTCATTATCACGTTGGGGATCTTGGCACTATTCCATGCTCTTGGTTTCCCAGTCCAAATCGACTTGCAAGTGATCGGTGCGATCATGACGATTATTGGTTACTCTTTGAATGATACTATTATCGTTTTTGACCGCATTCGTGAAGACATGAAAACGATGCGCCGCATGTCCTTCAAGGATATCATCAATCATGCCTTGAATGTGACCCTGAGCCGTACAATTATGACGTCGGGAACGACACTGCTCGTGCTCCTCGCTCTAGTCATACTAGGTGGACAGTCGATTTTCGCCTTCTCCCTCGTTATGACCATAGGGGTCTTAATTGGGACGCTTTCGTCTCTCTTCATTGCTTCTCCGGTCATGTTGTATTTCCACAATAAAGAAGTGGAGCATCAACACAATGGCGAATCAGCCGCAAAACGCGCGTAAAACTTGCCAAAACAAAGAGGCCTACAACTGGCCTCTTTGTTTTTTTGTCTGCCAGTTGCTCTTTAATTCCTTTTCGATTAGCCAATAATTCTTTCCTTAAACTTTCCAGTTGATGTATAGAAGGAGCTTTCCTTTTTTTACGGATCAATATATGCGCAATAAAAAAATTCCTTGCTTTGTTTTGATTTATTCAGAATCAAATTTAATTAAAAATGCCTTGAACAACTTGGTACAAAATAAAGACTTGGATATCTATGTGATTGAAAATAAGAGCCTGCAATCGTCTGAAAATCAGTTGTTTTGCTTAGACTTATTGCATCGCCAATTGATTACAAATTACATTCTTTTTGATGAGAATATCTCTAATAATGCGTTTGAAGTGATGATCAAACGCTATAAAGAGAGGATTAAAGTGGCGGAATATGTCTTAGTGACTGATGGCGACCTGACAGTTCAAGATGCCAACTGGCTAAGCGAAGAGGTGGAGATTTTGAATAAGCATCCTGAGGTGTTTGTTTGCGGGGTGAAGTTAAGTTTGCAGAATCTTCCTTTAAAAGCTTTTCCAGAGTCTAAGTCTTGGGTACCAGAACCGACAAATACTCATGAAGCCTATACCGAGCAGCTGAGCGGAATCCACCTGACTCTTTGGCGATCAAAGGAGTTTATCGCTCTGTTTGAGTGGATGCAAAGCCATGGGAAGCCATTCCTCGACGGTGTCATTCACCAATATTGCGCCGAAAGGGGAATGAAATGGGCGGTTACCAGGCAGGCCGAGGCAGTACATTTGACTTGGGACATCTATGCTGATCTGGAGCATCCTTATGTAAAAGCAAAGCTCTCCAAACCTTTGCACAAGGTCTTTAACCACAATAACTATTGCGCCTATACGGTGTATCGAGTGGAAAATGGAAAGATGGAATCTAGCCGCCACGGTACATTGTCAATATTCAATTCCATCAAACGCTTTGTTTGTGCTCTAAGAGGGCGCTTGCAGGCGGCAAAATAGATGAAGAACTAATCTTCACCGCTAATTTGCGGAGAGGCCGAGTATTGTTCCAATCTTTCGAAAAACATCCTCTTGGGAGTGGCTCGCATGAGACGGAGAGAGCAGCTTTGTATTTCAAAGGGCTGAGACTGAAAATGAGCGCGATCTATTAAGTAATCATTCAATTTGTCTGGATTGAGCCTTTCATAGTATCCAAGCGGTACCATTAATTGTGAAGGGGCCTCAGATGGCAGAGAGAGATCTTTCAGAAGGTGGTCGATTTCTTTTTTTAATTGCTCTAATGGCAGAGAGCGTTTAATGCCGGCCCAGATCATTCCGCGATTAGACCGTTGATGATGATGCCCAATACCCTCTAGAGTCATTGGAAGAGGATGGAAGAATAGATACTTCAAGCGGATTCTAATTGCATCTAATTCATTTGGCGATAATTTGCCAAAAGATCTTAAATTTAAGTAAAAATCGCCCTCTTCGAGCCACTGAACTTGCTGCAAACCAAAGCATAATGATGCCAAACGGGGCTGAATGGAATGCGGGAGGTCGGCTGATAAAAGGATATTCACAAAATTAATTAATTGATGGGGGTTTGTATCAAGTGTGAGCTTAGCAAATTTTTTTGCTAAAAGTCTACAAAATGCATACTAAAAGATTAAAAAATATTTGAGCGAATTGGCAAAAAAATCAGCCCCATGCAGAAATGTGAATGGGGCTGATGAACTTAAAAGAAGCTTGAATTAAACAGTTGCGGCAACGAGATTGGCAGGCATTGCTGCTAAGCTAGCATGACTTGTCATAGCTTCAACATACATATTCCAAAGTTCTGGCTCAATTCGTCCGTGACGGATAGAAGAAATCAATTCTCGCTTTACTGTTCTCAAATCTTTCTTAGGAGTAAGCTTGCGAACCATTTCTTTATCGCCAGCGATGCGAGCCATATTTAACATTCTTTCTAAATCTTGCTTAGAGAATGTGAATAGATCGCGGCGCTTACGGGAGCCTCTTGCAGCACGAGGTTTTGGCGTGACTTCTTGCGGATTACTGCTATTGATAATGTACTTATTAATCAAATCAGCTAATTGTTGTGGATCTTCGGTTTTCATTTTGCGCATGGTAAAGTGGTGAATGTAACCACCTGTTCCAATCGGTAGATAATGACAGATGTCATTTTCTTTTTTTCCACCAACTTTCTTGACCGCTGACTGAATTAAAAGTTCGAGTTGTTTATTGTCCATTGTTTTCCTTATAATAGCATAATTTTTGGTTTTCAAAGCTTCAGGCCTATGCCATAAGGCCTAACAGGCAAGTGTTTTGCTTGCCATCAAAGTGTAACGTTTGACCGTTACGTTTCATCAATGCATCATTACGAAAAGACTCCGCAGCGGATTCATGGAATCGTTACAAACTGGGCCAAGAGGCGCAAGTATCAGTTTTCATTCGCTGCGATAAGCAATATTCAAAAAAATTTGAATATTATTTGAAGTTAACCACGCATGGTTACCGTATTCTTTTCACTTTATTTAAAGATAATTTTCAAATCGTATGGTAAACTTGGCATACTATCCCTTTTACCATTTTATTACCTGACTATAGCCGTAGTTGCGAACACCGATAACTTGTCCTTTAGAAATACATTCGCTATAGATTAGCATGCTTTTGATAAATTACCCATAAACAGTTTCTTAAACTTAAATTGCTTGGCTAAGCACCATTTGGATTTTAAAAGGGTTGTTATACCTTCTAATCAAAAGAAATCTAACTAATGTTAAAAACTCTCGAAAATGCCCCTTCCATCCAAACCAATTGGGATTTAAGAAATTTCTCATAGGGGGCAACATAGTTGCTAGCCTTAATTATTAATGGGAATTTAAGAAATTATAAGTTTTCTTGCAAGATAAAATTAATCAGGAAAGTTCATTTTTTTCAACAATCTAATTTTTCATTTAAATTAGTTCGACTTAAATAGGCTTGATATACTCAAAATCTAATTTGCAATAGGATCTGGATTGATTAGGTAATTATTCCAAATTATAGAATTACAACTCCATTACAATTGAAGTCTATTTAGTACTCAATCTAGTAGTTAAATCGCATATTTGTTATCTAATTTCAGTGTAATTACCATTAGGATTTGCTCTATCAATCGGTTAACAATTAGTCTTTTAGACCTATCATTTGATAGGTGGAGATCTATTTAGGGCCATTAAGAAGGCTTTAAAAATAATTATTTATCTTTGAGTCGCATCTTAAGAGAAGGTGATCGATTTTTGTCTGGTCAACCAACACAAAATGAATTACACTGCTCGTTTATGAAAAAAATAGCCAGCAATTCTTTTAAAGAATTGCAATGGGGTGAAAAAGTTTTGATTCAACGCTCTTTTTAATTTTGACGAGTGCCTTTGAAGGCTTTTTTTATCAGTTCGGCTATCGATCCATTTTTTTATTAAAATGATGAATGGAGGTTCTATATGCCCTTACAAATGTTCAAAGCGGCTCCACCTTTAGCCTCAATCAAGTCGATTATTGCTATCGCAGCTGGAAAGGGTGGGGTTGGTAAATCATCGGTTACCGTGAATTTGGCATTGGCATTAAAGTCTCAGGGCTATGCTGTGGGGATAATGGATACAGACATTTATGGCCCCTCTGTTCGAAAAATGCTGCCGGAAGATCGTTTACCTAGTCAGAAGGGAGAAATTATTCAGCCGGCCCTTTGTGCGGGCATTAAGATGATTTCGATGGCATATTTTAGAAAAGAGCATGAAGCTACGGCAGTGCGGGCTCCGATTGCCAACGGCTTAATTTCCCATTTCATTAAAAATGTGGCGTGGGGCGAGCTGGACTTTCTTTTAATTGACTTTCCACCAGGCACGGGCGATATTCAGTTAACGCTCGCCCAAAAAGCTAATTTAACAGGTGCGATTATGGTAACGACTCCTCAAGAGGTGGCGTTATTAGATGTTAAAAAAGCGATGTATCTATTTGATCAGGTCAAAGTTCCGATTCTGGGCATTGTTGAAAACATGAGTTATTACATAGCTCCCAATACAGAAGATACTATTTATTTATTTGGAAAAGGTGGGGGAGAGCGCTTGGCTCGAGAGGCTGGTTATCCCTTCTTAGGACAGATTCCTGTTGATCCACTTCTTTGTGCATGCGGCGATAAGGGTGAGTCCCTGTTTACTTTGGACCCTGAGGCAAAGCTTGGGATTACACGATCATTTCTTCAGCTCGCTGGCCAGATCATCTCCCATGCAGATGCTTTAAAAAGTCAAATGGATTCGACACTTGCGCATGTGGAACTGATTTGGAAGGAGATGAAGCCAATATGAACAGTCCCTTAGCGATCAGACAAATTAGGCAAAAGGATAACCACACTTTCTCAATTGTTTGGAGCGACCAAAAAGAGCAAGATTTTCATTTAAGAGATTTGCAGAAAAACTGCCCCTGTGCTAACTGCGTCGATGAAGTCACAGGGCAGCGTTTATTGCATCCAGAAAGTATTAAAGAGAATGTACGCGCCGTTGCTATTCGCAATGTGGGACGCTATGGTCTACAAATTCAATTTACATCGGGATGTTCCATGGGAATTTATAGCTTTGAAATGCTTCGTCAGATGAGGGTGTCATGAAAACAAAATTGTTGGGAGTGGTTCTA
Coding sequences within it:
- a CDS encoding protein translocase subunit SecDF, translated to MEKQKRWQFYLIVAVMAITLYNILPTLFFYSKPLQSPIDAPRSEQVASAIVDRVNTVEVDSKEWLYSFCRLLGIKPTSIDLVTTNSGLFQVSFKNEQDAELFKRFLPRAGALIPFVPAQLELSSDGANLDPTQVLVQRNIAVHLDASDMDKLFQFTPKYSQEHQVADLYREIVGDRVSQVALAIGGPSKAALQMSMIVNQGDADSRYDDATVALAKEIVDMDNILGKNNPITKRYYASFSQLSPKDGEGLTQKFIAKMEALSKKVKERQVTLQADSTSEAVQTLAVLNNQAQALDTAVAIMRKNGAEFQKGNAPLTVEKIQNLLDKSASNQAQVLDLTGYHPFVKGLTIDWESSQLMLNLYDDVLALRNFEGKSEKEAFVKERVNQYLINDIARIARLSDEVFKPSEDTFVVELDNLTNSQSYLTLNLGYLANKRAQQVMDQLLLSWVPSHTDLIRDAYPIRSYDTYKTQKSEDQKLGLVVYAPAMYGSSAPAGFRNGSIYVIAKGMDAIVQKYQEAPEAAESQALAADFSQLNTTLQQMGFIGYPGSAFNLPKEFSKDYIFELNDYYSTLLKATREDFQVKGSKRFAVLDFSDVEQRLLTINKIDDRIQEDLLKWKESYNAAQVDLNLTSKYTVPAPTKNVYWENLKLSAAKYFRGDDRKVLKWGLDLSGGKTVRIGLLDQNGRPVTNPEDLKQAVNELYNRINKMGVAERTIRIENSNILLDFPGSQNLSASDLVKASAMYFHIVNEKFGSQNATLAGAVNQFLQDVWNEAVVTNRKDVDSINEIAWQQLGGDVNDVSTRPRSDHAKLLYDNGLRFANPKDRVVSQAFDESLSAIAMFRGGDSAEWDNQTHPLLVVFHNFALEGSNLENIQPGYDATQGNILTFGIKRSFEGSSGSGSPRDDFYTWTSQFAEDKIAGTPKEAYSKGRGWRMAVILNGTVITAPSLNSALRDGGTISGRFSQREVTQLAADLKAGSLSFTPRILSEENVSPELGHEERTKGILASLVALTLVVAAMIGYYRFAGLVASCAVLLNIFIMWGVLQNLGAALTLPGIAGIVLTIGMAVDANVLVFERIREEFKLTGRIASAIQAGYRKAFSAIIDSNITTLIAAIILIQFDSGPIKGFAVTLIIGIISSMFTALFMTRYFFAGWVRNPENKQLSMAQFLKETHFDFLGQAKKAIAISLIVMLIGTYFLVTERKTIFGMDFTGGYSLTVDVAEKNNHPDYRLEAINAFLDKGASRRDFEVRELSRPNQLRIQLGTSMDEKGHPFYQMPEINAEGKYAYDYQKDPRLNWVVETLQSHGLEVQPSQLATLQKNWTIMSGQFSDAMRNNAIFALAAALIAILLYITFRFEFKFAVGAVAGLVHDVIITLGILALFHALGFPVQIDLQVIGAIMTIIGYSLNDTIIVFDRIREDMKTMRRMSFKDIINHALNVTLSRTIMTSGTTLLVLLALVILGGQSIFAFSLVMTIGVLIGTLSSLFIASPVMLYFHNKEVEHQHNGESAAKRA
- a CDS encoding 2'-5' RNA ligase family protein; this translates as MNILLSADLPHSIQPRLASLCFGLQQVQWLEEGDFYLNLRSFGKLSPNELDAIRIRLKYLFFHPLPMTLEGIGHHHQRSNRGMIWAGIKRSLPLEQLKKEIDHLLKDLSLPSEAPSQLMVPLGYYERLNPDKLNDYLIDRAHFQSQPFEIQSCSLRLMRATPKRMFFERLEQYSASPQISGED
- a CDS encoding Mrp/NBP35 family ATP-binding protein, yielding MPLQMFKAAPPLASIKSIIAIAAGKGGVGKSSVTVNLALALKSQGYAVGIMDTDIYGPSVRKMLPEDRLPSQKGEIIQPALCAGIKMISMAYFRKEHEATAVRAPIANGLISHFIKNVAWGELDFLLIDFPPGTGDIQLTLAQKANLTGAIMVTTPQEVALLDVKKAMYLFDQVKVPILGIVENMSYYIAPNTEDTIYLFGKGGGERLAREAGYPFLGQIPVDPLLCACGDKGESLFTLDPEAKLGITRSFLQLAGQIISHADALKSQMDSTLAHVELIWKEMKPI
- a CDS encoding DUF971 domain-containing protein, with the translated sequence MNSPLAIRQIRQKDNHTFSIVWSDQKEQDFHLRDLQKNCPCANCVDEVTGQRLLHPESIKENVRAVAIRNVGRYGLQIQFTSGCSMGIYSFEMLRQMRVS